The segment CAGATTCTGGTagttcttcttcttccccttcgtGAGGCTCCTTGAAATTCCCACAAGGCCCCAGGGAGAGCCCAGCAACGTCAGCAGAGTTCCCCTTCCGAGCTGGCCTGTGACTTGGGGAAGTGCTTCACCCTGGGCCTCTGGGGTTTCCCTGGGCCCCAGAGGAAGCCTTGCCCCACTCTTAACTGGAAACGTATCATGggccccctgcctctcccctggaaGGCCCAGGGGGTCCTTCTCATGCCAATGTCCAGGGTCTTGGGCCCAGAGGATAACGGTCTGGACTAGCTTGGCCACTAACCTACTGCAAGACTCAGAGTGCTGGTCTCAGCCATGCCgtgcgggaggggaggggaggggaggagaaattAAAGTTCCTCCTGGGCAAGGTTTCTAAGTAGAAAAAGAACATCTCAGCATGGCTCCCCATTCCCCGGTGTAGAAATCATGGCCATGTCAATTTTTGTTTGTAACAAATTCCTAGAGGGAAaatcctggaacagaaagggagagaggagaggaagcgTGGCAAGGGGCACCACTGGCCCCAAAGTCTCTGGGCATGGGGATGTGCATCCGAGACACCAGTTCCCAAGGACTGAGCGGCGTGGTCAAAGGGTGGGAGCGTTCTTCCAGGCCGGGGCGCAAAAATGGGGGGCTGGCACCGGGGCCCCACTGACCCCGGCAAACCCTTTCCCTCAAGAGCTAGTCTCCGCTTCCTCCCCCGGCTCACCCTCCCCCCTCAGCCCGCCCCGTCCCCGGGGCCGGCCCAGCTCGCGCCCCTGAAGGCCGCGGGGGCGGGTGCCGGCGCCGGCGCCTTCCTGCGCTGCCCTTGTATGGTGACCCGGGAGGCCGGCCCCCGGGTACTTAAGCCGCGGCGCCGCCCAGGGCGCCCAGAACACTCGTTTCGGGCAGCGCGGCCGCCGCGAGAGCCGGGAGCGCGCGGtggagggggggcggggcacGAAGAAGCGCAGTGAGAGGGGCCGCCGGAGCCTGGGCCGGAGCTATGGGGCTGGAGGCGGTGCGCGAGCTGGACTGCGCGGCGCTGGGCGCGCTGCTGCGGGAGCCGCGGGAGGCCGAGCGCACGCTGCTGCTCGACTGCCGCCCCTTCCTGGCCTTCTGCCGGCGCCACGTGCGCCACGCGCGGCCAGTGCCCTGGAACGCGCTGCTGCGGCGCCGCGCTCGcggcccgcccgccgccgccctcGCCTGCCTGCTGCCGGACCGCGCGCTCCGGGCGCGCCTGGCCCGCGGGGAGCTGGCCCGGGCAGTGGTGCTGGACGAGGGCAGCGCCTCGGTGGCCGAGCTCCCCGCCGACGGCCCGGCACACGCGCTGCTCGCCGCGCTGCTGCCCGAGACCCGCGCGGGGCCCACGGCCGTGTGCTTCCTGCGAGGTGAGCGCCGCCCGCGccgggccccccacccccaccccaccgaCCCCCGCGTTCCCACCCACCCCGCCAAACCCGCCGAGCCTCTAACCGCCCCTCGCCCTCCCTGCAGGCGGCTTCGATGGCTTCCAGGCCTGCTGTCCCGATCTGTGCTCCGAGTCCCCCGCCCCGGCCATGTCGTCTGCTGGGGGCGAGAACAGCCGCTCTGACCCCC is part of the Neomonachus schauinslandi chromosome 10, ASM220157v2, whole genome shotgun sequence genome and harbors:
- the DUSP2 gene encoding dual specificity protein phosphatase 2, with product MGLEAVRELDCAALGALLREPREAERTLLLDCRPFLAFCRRHVRHARPVPWNALLRRRARGPPAAALACLLPDRALRARLARGELARAVVLDEGSASVAELPADGPAHALLAALLPETRAGPTAVCFLRGGFDGFQACCPDLCSESPAPAMSSAGGENSRSDPRAPFYDQGGPVEILPYLFLGSCSHSSDLRGLRACGITAVLNVSRCPNHFEGLFRYKSIPVEDNQMVEISAWFQEAISFIDSVKNSGGRVLVHCQAGISRSATICLAYLIQSRRVRLDEAFDFVKQRRGVISPNFSFMGQLLQFETQVLCH